The Malus sylvestris chromosome 12, drMalSylv7.2, whole genome shotgun sequence genome contains a region encoding:
- the LOC126593224 gene encoding cell division protein FtsZ homolog 2-2, chloroplastic-like yields MMATYASNYVTLPDTRNPVGVLTRLGGRLGMENHLGRVSSLKVSEEKYGFMGVTYKSSLPQVKCSTNSQSVGSYQNRDPFLNLHPEVSLLRGEGNDRVNNPRKDISGGGVTESLSDKSSPSNNGEAKIKVIGVGGGGSNAVNRMIESAMKGVEFWIVNTDVQAMRMSPVFPENRLQIGQELTRGLGAGGNPDIGMNAAKESKESIEEALYGSDMVFVTAGMGGGTGTGGAPIVAGAAKSMGILTVGVVTTPFSFEGRKRAVQAQEGIAALRENVDTLIVIPNDKLLTAVSPSTPVTEAFNLADDILRQGVRGISDIITIPGLVNVDFADVRAIMANAGSSLMGIGTATGKTRARDAALNAIQSPLLDIGIERATGIVWNITGGADLTLYEVNAAAEVIYDLVDPTANLIFGAVTDPSLSGQVSITLIATGFKRQEENEGRPLQAQGDVTLGINRRPSSFMEGSAVEIPDFLKKKGRSRYPRA; encoded by the exons ATGATGGCGACTTATGCATCGAATTATGTTACCCTTCCTGATACTCGAAACCCGGTGGGGGTACTGACAAGGCTTGGGGGTCGCTTAGGAATGGAGAATCACTTGGGAAGAGTTAGCAGCTTAAAAGTGTCTGAGGAGAAGTACGGTTTTATGGGTGTAACCTATAAGTCAAGTTTGCCTCAAGTTAAGTGCTCAACCAATTCTCAGAGTGTCGGTTCATATCAGAATAGAGACCCTTTTCTGAATCTACACCCTGAAGTTTCATTGCTTAGAGGAGAGGGAAATGATAGGGTTAACAACCCGAGAAAAGATATTTCAGGTGGAGGTGTCACTGAGAGCTTAAGTGACAAATCTTCTCCTAGTAACAACGGTGAAGCAAAAATCAAAGTTATTGGTGTTGGCGGTGGAGGGTCAAATGCAGTTAATCGCATGATAGAGAGTGCAATGAAGGGTGTGGAGTTCTGGATTGTTAATACCGATGTTCAAGCCATGAGAATGTCTCCTGTCTTTCCCGAAAACCGTTTACAAATTGGTCAAGAACTTACCAGGGGTCTTGGAGCTGGTGGAAACCCAGATATTGGTATGAATGCTGCCAAAGAAAGCAAAGAATCAATAGAAGAAGCACTGTATGGATCAGACATGGTCTTTGTTACG GCGGGAATGGGTGGAGGAACTGGGACTGGTGGAGCTCCTATAGTTGCAGGTGCTGCAAAGTCAATGGGTATATTGACTGTTGGTGTCGTGACAACCCCTTTCTCTTTTGAGGGACGGAAAAGGGCAGTTCAAGCCCAGGAAGGAATTGCGGCTCTGAGAGAAAATGTTGACACACTGATAGTCATTCCAAACGACAAGTTATTGACTGCAGTTTCCCCGTCTACCCCAGTAACAGAAGCATTTAATCTGGCCGATGATATTCTACGACAAGGTGTTCGTGGCATCTCTGATATAATCACG ATACCAGGATTGGTAAATGTGGATTTTGCTGACGTACGGGCTATAATGGCCAATGCGGGTTCTTCGTTGATGGGGATAGGAACTGCAACTG GGAAGACGAGGGCAAGGGATGCTGCATTAAATGCCATCCAATCACCTTTACTAGATATTGGTATCGAGAGGGCAACTGGAATTGTTTGGAACATAACTGGGGGAGCTGATTTGACCCTTTATGAG GTAAATGCTGCAGCTGAGGTTATATATGATCTTGTCGATCCGACAGCAAATTTAATATTTGGAGCAGTGACAGATCCATCCCTCAGTGGTCAA GTCAGTATAACTCTTATTGCTACTGGATTCAAACgccaagaagaaaatgaaggcAGGCCACTCCAG GCACAAGGCGATGTCACCCTTGGAATCAATCGACGCCCATCCTCTTTCATGGAAGGTAGTGCAGTTGAGATTCCTGATTTCTTGAAGAAAAAAGG